A section of the Pimelobacter simplex genome encodes:
- a CDS encoding DHA2 family efflux MFS transporter permease subunit codes for MTRSAPTTPASTPTGQVANPWPALWALVIGFFMILVDLTIVTVATPTIIEELDASVNDVVWVSSAYMLAYAVPVLITGRLGDRFGAKYLYLGGLTVFTLASLWCGLTTTVEGLIVARVVQGLGASMMTPQTMAIITRIFRAAERGRAMAVWGATAGVALVVGPILGGVLTDGLGWEWIFFVNIPVGVLAFALALRNVPALPTHQHHFDWIGVVLSGGAMFLLCFGIQEGHQKDWAGWIIAMIAGGVVLLVLFLVWQRLNRTEPLVPLSLFADRNFAVSNVAITCMGAIAASFGFPLMLYAQAVRGYSPTQAALLMLPMAVMSIFLARLVGSLSDRLHPRKVLGFGFGVSLVGFLLLIWRLAPGVAVWELAIPMALIGVGNAFIWAPTATTANRNLPMRLAGAGAGVYNATRQVGSVLGAAAIAVLMDGRLAHYLPGAAAHGDAGAAQIAGPHAADLFSKAMQQSMWLPAAMYAVGLVAVMFYERPQHAGFGERSADS; via the coding sequence GTGACTCGGAGCGCTCCCACCACGCCTGCCTCGACGCCGACAGGTCAGGTCGCCAACCCCTGGCCCGCGCTGTGGGCGCTCGTCATCGGCTTCTTCATGATCCTGGTCGACCTGACCATCGTCACCGTCGCGACGCCGACGATCATCGAAGAGCTCGACGCCTCGGTCAACGACGTCGTCTGGGTCTCCAGCGCCTACATGCTGGCGTACGCCGTGCCGGTGCTCATCACCGGACGCCTCGGCGACCGGTTCGGCGCGAAGTACCTCTACCTGGGCGGCCTCACGGTCTTCACGCTCGCCTCCCTGTGGTGCGGCCTGACCACGACCGTCGAGGGTCTCATCGTGGCGCGCGTCGTCCAGGGCCTCGGCGCCTCGATGATGACGCCCCAGACAATGGCGATCATCACCCGGATCTTCCGCGCCGCCGAGCGCGGCCGGGCGATGGCGGTGTGGGGCGCGACGGCCGGCGTCGCGCTCGTCGTCGGGCCGATCCTCGGCGGGGTGCTGACCGACGGGCTCGGCTGGGAGTGGATCTTCTTCGTCAACATCCCCGTCGGCGTCCTCGCCTTCGCCCTCGCGCTGCGCAACGTCCCCGCGCTGCCGACCCACCAGCACCACTTCGACTGGATCGGCGTCGTGCTCTCGGGCGGGGCGATGTTCCTGCTCTGCTTCGGCATCCAGGAGGGCCACCAGAAGGACTGGGCGGGCTGGATCATCGCGATGATCGCCGGCGGCGTCGTGCTGCTCGTGCTGTTCCTCGTCTGGCAACGGCTCAACCGCACCGAGCCCCTGGTCCCCCTCAGCCTGTTCGCCGACCGCAACTTCGCCGTCTCCAACGTCGCGATCACCTGCATGGGCGCGATCGCCGCGTCGTTCGGCTTCCCGCTGATGCTCTACGCCCAGGCCGTGCGCGGCTACTCCCCCACCCAGGCCGCGCTGCTCATGCTGCCGATGGCCGTCATGTCGATCTTCCTGGCCCGCCTGGTCGGCTCGCTCTCCGACCGGCTGCACCCGCGCAAGGTCCTCGGCTTCGGCTTCGGCGTCAGCCTGGTCGGCTTCCTGCTCCTCATCTGGCGCCTGGCCCCGGGCGTCGCCGTCTGGGAGCTCGCGATCCCGATGGCCCTGATCGGCGTCGGCAACGCGTTCATCTGGGCGCCGACCGCGACCACCGCCAACCGCAACCTCCCGATGCGCCTGGCCGGCGCCGGAGCCGGCGTCTACAACGCCACCCGCCAGGTCGGCTCGGTGCTCGGCGCGGCCGCGATCGCCGTACTGATGGACGGGCGGCTGGCCCACTACCTCCCCGGCGCCGCCGCCCACGGCGACGCCGGCGCGGCCCAGATCGCCGGCCCGCACGCCGCGGACCTGTTCAGCAAGGCCATGCAGCAGTCGATGTGGCTGCCCGCGGCGATGTACGCCGTCGGGC